From a single Candidatus Eisenbacteria bacterium genomic region:
- the topA gene encoding type I DNA topoisomerase, producing the protein MAKSLVIVESPAKARTINKFLGRAFTVKASMGHVKDLPKRELGVDLENSFEPRYIVIRGKGKVLKEIKKAAAGADRIFLAPDFDREGEAIAAHLAEYLKNGNGDTEIHRILFNEITEKAIKEAIRRPLPIDLQKVNAQQARRVLDRLVGYLVSPLLWKAVYRGTSAGRVQTVALRMIVEREEEIEAFVQEEYWTIDASFTGDAGEPFTASLAEMDGEKPKIEKGEEAERIVAAVKEQEYVASKVEKKVRRRKPAPPFITSTLQQEAAKRFHYSARKTMQIAQTLYEGVDMPGEGPVGLITYMRTDSTRVAQEAIDDVRRHIGEAYGAGELPDKPNEYKKGKGAQDAHEAIRPTAVSRTPESLKDHLTRDQYRIYDLIWSRFTASQMMPAVYDQTTLSLTGGPFVFRATGSVIRKKGFLLVFQESSGNGEGEGNGNGKDRLLPRVEEGEKLALGEVEPEQHFTQPPPRYSDASLVKELEANGIGRPSTYANIASTLTDRKYMERKSGRFYPTDLGRHVLKFLLINFENIFNVKFTARMESELDRVEAGEDSWQDVVDSFYQRFRKDLETVEDKSAEVMKELKSETGIECEKCGKPMIERWGRNGRFLACSGYPECRNTKPINGEEPEPTGETCEKCGGEMIVKTGRFGRFLACSNYPECKSTRSIPVGVPCPEEGCGGQLTEKRTKNGRVFYGCSRYPDCKFAVWNRPVAEKCAACGHPLLLEKRTKAQGDFLECPQCKARKEAAPEKA; encoded by the coding sequence ATGGCCAAATCACTCGTAATCGTAGAGTCGCCCGCCAAGGCGCGGACAATCAACAAGTTCCTGGGTCGCGCCTTCACGGTCAAGGCTTCCATGGGCCACGTCAAGGACCTCCCCAAGCGGGAGCTGGGCGTGGATTTGGAGAACAGCTTCGAGCCCCGCTACATCGTGATCCGCGGCAAGGGGAAGGTGCTCAAGGAGATCAAGAAGGCCGCCGCCGGCGCCGATCGGATCTTCCTCGCCCCCGACTTCGACCGCGAAGGGGAAGCGATCGCCGCGCACCTCGCCGAGTACCTCAAGAACGGAAACGGCGACACCGAGATCCACAGGATTCTCTTCAACGAGATCACCGAGAAGGCGATCAAGGAAGCGATCCGCCGCCCTCTGCCGATCGATCTGCAGAAGGTGAACGCCCAGCAGGCGCGGCGGGTGTTGGATCGTCTCGTCGGTTACCTGGTCAGTCCCCTCCTCTGGAAGGCGGTTTATCGAGGGACCAGCGCGGGCCGCGTCCAAACCGTGGCGCTCCGCATGATCGTGGAGCGGGAGGAGGAGATCGAGGCTTTCGTCCAGGAAGAATATTGGACGATCGACGCCTCCTTCACCGGCGACGCCGGTGAACCCTTCACCGCCTCCCTGGCGGAGATGGACGGTGAAAAGCCGAAGATCGAGAAGGGGGAGGAAGCCGAGCGGATCGTCGCCGCGGTGAAGGAGCAGGAATACGTCGCTTCCAAGGTGGAGAAGAAGGTCCGCCGGCGCAAACCGGCGCCCCCCTTCATCACCTCGACTCTTCAGCAGGAAGCGGCCAAACGTTTCCATTACTCCGCGCGGAAGACGATGCAGATCGCCCAGACCCTCTACGAAGGGGTCGACATGCCGGGCGAGGGTCCGGTCGGCTTGATTACCTACATGCGAACCGACTCGACCCGTGTCGCCCAGGAGGCGATCGACGACGTCCGCCGACACATCGGGGAAGCCTACGGCGCCGGCGAGTTGCCGGACAAGCCGAACGAGTACAAGAAGGGGAAAGGGGCGCAGGACGCCCACGAGGCGATCCGGCCCACCGCCGTCTCCCGCACGCCGGAATCGCTCAAGGACCATCTCACGCGGGACCAGTACCGGATCTACGACCTGATCTGGAGCCGCTTCACGGCGAGCCAGATGATGCCCGCCGTCTATGACCAGACCACCCTCTCCCTGACCGGCGGCCCCTTCGTCTTCCGCGCCACCGGCTCGGTGATCCGCAAGAAGGGTTTCCTCCTGGTCTTCCAGGAGAGCAGCGGGAACGGCGAGGGCGAGGGGAACGGAAACGGCAAGGACCGCCTTCTGCCGCGTGTGGAGGAAGGGGAGAAGCTTGCCCTCGGAGAGGTGGAACCGGAACAGCACTTTACCCAGCCGCCTCCCCGCTACTCCGACGCGAGCCTGGTGAAGGAGTTGGAAGCGAACGGCATCGGCCGGCCGAGCACCTACGCCAACATCGCCTCCACCCTGACCGACCGGAAATACATGGAGCGCAAGAGCGGCCGCTTCTACCCGACCGATCTGGGGCGGCACGTCCTCAAGTTCCTCCTCATCAACTTCGAAAACATTTTTAACGTGAAGTTTACGGCCCGGATGGAATCGGAGCTGGACCGGGTCGAGGCGGGGGAGGACAGCTGGCAGGACGTCGTGGACTCCTTCTACCAGCGCTTCCGCAAGGACCTGGAGACGGTGGAGGACAAGTCGGCGGAAGTGATGAAGGAACTGAAGTCGGAAACCGGCATCGAGTGCGAGAAGTGCGGCAAGCCGATGATCGAACGTTGGGGGCGAAACGGCCGTTTCCTCGCCTGCAGCGGCTATCCGGAGTGTCGGAACACGAAACCGATCAACGGCGAGGAGCCTGAGCCGACAGGTGAGACGTGCGAGAAGTGCGGCGGAGAGATGATCGTCAAGACCGGCCGTTTCGGACGCTTTCTCGCCTGCTCCAATTATCCGGAGTGCAAGAGCACGCGATCCATCCCGGTGGGCGTTCCCTGCCCCGAAGAGGGATGCGGCGGGCAGCTGACCGAGAAAAGGACGAAGAACGGCCGCGTCTTCTACGGTTGCTCCCGCTACCCGGACTGCAAGTTCGCCGTCTGGAACCGGCCGGTGGCGGAGAAGTGCGCCGCCTGCGGTCATCCTCTCCTCCTGGAGAAGCGGACCAAGGCGCAGGGGGACTTCCTCGAGTGCCCGCAGTGCAAGGCGCGCAAGGAGGCGGCGCCGGAGAAGGCCTGA
- the trmFO gene encoding methylenetetrahydrofolate--tRNA-(uracil(54)-C(5))-methyltransferase (FADH(2)-oxidizing) TrmFO gives MRENGVIVIGGGLAGCEASWQLAKRGVPVRLVEMRPEKTTGAHRTGLLAELVCSNSLKSDRPPTAHALLKEELKRLGSLLLETAERTRVPAGTALAVDRDRFAREVTGRIDGEPLIRIERTEAISLPEEGPVIVATGPLTSEAMAAALLRLVGENRLFFHDAIAPVLSAESLDRERLFAASRYGKGGEDYWNIPLDPEEYERFVDAILAADLHPLHACEENPFFDACLPIEEIARRGREALRFGPFKPVGLVDPATGRRPWAAIQLRRENKGGTAWNLVGCQTRMKQGEQRRIFRTLPGLARAEFLRYGSLHRNTYLRAPVILEGGIRLRAEPRIRLAGQITGVEGYVESIASGLAAGMDAAREARGGPLVTWPRETAIGSLLHYLSVSDGSGFQPTNVHFGLFPPLASAPRGRRGKKERNEAMTERARRALERVLSAEEGESGSPPSSNSL, from the coding sequence ATGCGGGAAAACGGCGTCATCGTCATCGGGGGAGGGCTCGCGGGTTGCGAGGCGTCCTGGCAGCTCGCGAAGCGGGGCGTACCGGTCCGCCTCGTGGAGATGCGCCCGGAGAAAACCACGGGGGCGCACCGCACCGGCCTGCTCGCCGAGCTCGTCTGCTCCAATTCCCTGAAATCGGACCGGCCTCCCACGGCGCACGCCCTCTTGAAGGAAGAGTTGAAGAGGCTCGGTTCGCTTCTTCTGGAGACGGCGGAGAGGACGCGCGTCCCCGCCGGCACCGCCCTCGCCGTCGACCGCGACCGCTTCGCGCGGGAGGTGACGGGGCGGATCGACGGAGAGCCGCTCATCCGGATCGAGCGAACCGAAGCGATCTCCCTCCCCGAAGAGGGCCCGGTGATCGTGGCGACGGGGCCGCTCACCTCCGAAGCGATGGCGGCCGCGCTTCTCCGCCTCGTCGGGGAGAACCGCCTCTTCTTCCACGACGCGATCGCCCCGGTTCTCTCCGCGGAATCCCTCGACAGGGAGCGTCTCTTCGCCGCCTCGCGGTACGGGAAGGGGGGGGAGGACTACTGGAACATCCCGCTCGATCCGGAGGAGTATGAGCGCTTCGTCGACGCGATCCTCGCCGCCGACCTTCATCCCCTCCACGCCTGCGAGGAGAACCCTTTCTTCGACGCCTGCCTCCCTATCGAGGAGATCGCCCGGCGCGGACGGGAGGCGCTTCGCTTCGGTCCCTTCAAGCCGGTCGGGCTGGTCGATCCCGCCACGGGACGGCGCCCCTGGGCGGCGATCCAACTCCGCCGGGAGAACAAGGGGGGGACCGCCTGGAACCTGGTCGGCTGCCAGACGCGCATGAAGCAAGGGGAACAGAGACGGATTTTCCGAACCCTCCCCGGTCTCGCCCGCGCGGAATTCCTCCGTTACGGCTCTCTCCACCGGAACACCTACCTGCGCGCCCCCGTGATTTTAGAGGGGGGGATCCGCCTCCGCGCCGAACCGCGGATTCGCCTCGCCGGGCAGATCACGGGCGTGGAGGGATATGTGGAGTCGATCGCTTCCGGGCTGGCCGCCGGGATGGACGCGGCACGGGAAGCGCGCGGCGGGCCGCTCGTCACGTGGCCCCGGGAAACCGCGATCGGTTCTCTTCTTCATTATTTATCCGTCTCCGACGGGAGCGGCTTCCAACCGACCAATGTCCACTTCGGCCTCTTCCCGCCCCTGGCGTCCGCCCCGCGGGGTAGACGGGGGAAAAAGGAGAGGAACGAGGCGATGACCGAACGGGCGCGCCGCGCATTAGAGAGGGTTCTCTCCGCCGAAGAAGGAGAGTCCGGAAGTCCCCCTTCGTCCAACAGCTTGTGA
- a CDS encoding right-handed parallel beta-helix repeat-containing protein, with protein MRIRILRAAWLPLALAIAPQGWASAAPSPGDPLDDPLPILEPTLDPLFVGPAGHAVDTSQSPPCGGDVPCGCGMRLTESTLLRADLTACSGIGIRIDADDVILDCGGRCIEGDGWGTGVWSPGRRGIVIRNCVIRGFRVGVLASPGLDVTLENCVFEENGIAGIWMRGGEGSTLRSNRFERCGVVGLGRKHGGAVTLDRCRGGVVEGNTALDCGNGQLHVGGILLYDSDRNRIEGNRLERVAEDNIWIRMGSDDNQVLRNVIHDSGMDGIWIRESDGNRVEGNDVEGAERYGIFVRSGRRNLVLNNDVLRAGRERYAGIGVGGLERASTENTVAGNRIGLSTEGLRVEERAHGNRFEGNEVRGCATGVRLGEGIRDLPNRFIRERIEESGGPSVLVAGERMLAHFIDASFGGGAILFDGPCRESRVEIRWLLDVLVEDQDGHPVPGAEVTLRDARGDTVFQGASAADGAAPRIEAVAFARTKEGTVDYNDHLLRVRREGYAPEERSFRLEGNRTERFVLTPVRTGVGGAGERSTSIASALLTAAPNPVREGTRLLFSLAEPGPATLRVYDLRGRAVTTLADGSFAAGAHDLSWDRRDDAGRPVPSGVYFVRLLAGGRSRMVKLIVAAP; from the coding sequence TTGCGAATACGTATCCTGCGCGCGGCATGGCTCCCCCTTGCCCTCGCCATCGCCCCGCAAGGGTGGGCGTCGGCCGCGCCTTCCCCCGGCGATCCTCTCGACGATCCCCTCCCGATTCTCGAACCGACTCTCGACCCTCTCTTCGTCGGACCGGCCGGTCACGCCGTCGACACTTCCCAGTCGCCCCCCTGCGGCGGAGACGTCCCCTGCGGTTGCGGCATGCGGCTTACCGAAAGCACGTTGCTCCGAGCGGACCTCACCGCCTGCTCCGGCATCGGGATTCGGATCGACGCAGACGACGTGATTCTCGACTGCGGCGGCCGGTGCATCGAAGGAGACGGTTGGGGAACCGGCGTATGGAGTCCGGGCCGCCGGGGAATCGTGATCCGGAACTGCGTGATCCGCGGTTTCCGCGTCGGCGTGCTCGCCTCTCCCGGCCTGGACGTGACCTTGGAGAACTGCGTCTTCGAGGAGAACGGCATCGCCGGAATCTGGATGCGCGGGGGGGAAGGCTCCACCCTCCGCTCGAATCGCTTCGAGAGATGCGGCGTCGTGGGGCTGGGCCGCAAACACGGCGGCGCCGTCACTCTCGATCGCTGCCGAGGCGGTGTGGTCGAGGGAAACACCGCCCTCGACTGCGGCAACGGTCAATTGCACGTGGGCGGCATTCTCCTCTACGACTCCGACCGGAATCGGATCGAGGGGAACCGTCTCGAACGGGTCGCCGAGGACAACATCTGGATCCGCATGGGGAGCGACGACAACCAGGTCCTCCGCAACGTGATCCACGATTCGGGAATGGACGGGATCTGGATCCGCGAGAGCGACGGCAACCGTGTGGAGGGGAACGACGTGGAGGGCGCGGAGCGTTATGGGATCTTCGTGCGGAGCGGCCGGAGAAACCTCGTCCTAAACAACGATGTCCTCCGCGCCGGTCGGGAGCGGTACGCCGGCATCGGCGTGGGAGGGCTCGAACGAGCCTCGACGGAGAACACCGTCGCCGGAAACCGGATCGGCCTCTCCACCGAAGGGCTCCGCGTCGAGGAGCGCGCTCACGGGAACCGCTTCGAGGGGAACGAGGTCCGCGGCTGCGCGACCGGAGTCCGGCTCGGCGAGGGGATCCGGGATCTCCCCAACCGTTTCATTCGTGAACGTATCGAGGAATCCGGCGGCCCTTCGGTCCTCGTCGCCGGCGAGCGGATGCTCGCCCACTTCATCGACGCCTCGTTCGGCGGCGGCGCGATCCTCTTCGACGGACCCTGCCGGGAAAGCCGTGTGGAGATCCGCTGGCTTCTCGACGTTCTCGTCGAGGACCAAGATGGGCATCCGGTTCCGGGCGCGGAGGTGACGCTCCGGGACGCGCGGGGAGATACGGTCTTCCAAGGCGCTTCCGCGGCGGACGGCGCCGCGCCCCGTATCGAGGCGGTCGCCTTCGCCCGGACCAAGGAGGGGACGGTCGACTACAACGATCACCTCCTCCGCGTGCGACGGGAAGGATACGCGCCGGAGGAACGATCCTTCCGCCTGGAAGGAAACCGGACGGAACGGTTCGTCCTCACGCCGGTTCGGACAGGCGTCGGCGGCGCCGGAGAGCGGTCCACGTCCATTGCCTCCGCGCTCCTCACCGCCGCGCCGAATCCGGTTCGGGAGGGAACACGCCTCCTCTTTTCTCTCGCCGAGCCGGGCCCGGCGACCCTCCGCGTTTATGATCTGCGAGGCCGCGCGGTGACGACCCTCGCGGACGGTTCCTTCGCCGCCGGCGCGCACGACCTCTCCTGGGATCGCCGCGACGACGCCGGCCGGCCGGTCCCCTCCGGCGTCTACTTCGTCCGTCTCCTCGCCGGGGGGCGCTCCCGAATGGTCAAACTGATCGTCGCCGCCCCCTGA
- a CDS encoding tyrosine recombinase XerC — MRESIDAFLRTLRNRRYSPRTLRAYRDDLERFLEFLVEGSGEKDAAPDPSSITPSDIRLYLAHLYDAGAARSTRARALAAIKSFFKDCHREERIDANPAALVSFPKPEKRLPKFLSKDEIERLVHLPEGALAARDLALIELIYGAGIRLSEAHHLDVGDLDLEEREAHVLGKGNRERIVPFGREAAAAVRTYLTLRAHEDPIRMRAAPEDPLFLNRVGGRLSTRGIQRRVGRYLRRVGDGLSVHSLRHSFATHLMDGGADIRAVQELLGHRHLSSTQRYTHLTPERLIRVYRRAHPRGE; from the coding sequence TTGCGGGAATCGATCGACGCCTTTTTACGAACCCTGCGGAACCGGCGCTATTCGCCGCGAACGCTCCGCGCCTACCGGGACGATTTGGAGCGTTTCCTCGAATTCCTCGTCGAAGGGAGCGGGGAGAAAGACGCGGCCCCCGATCCGTCGTCGATCACCCCCTCGGACATCCGCCTCTATCTGGCGCATCTCTACGACGCCGGGGCGGCGCGGTCCACGCGCGCCCGCGCCCTCGCGGCGATCAAGTCCTTCTTCAAGGATTGCCACAGGGAGGAACGGATTGACGCCAATCCGGCCGCCCTCGTATCCTTTCCCAAGCCGGAGAAACGGTTGCCCAAGTTCCTCTCGAAGGACGAGATCGAACGCCTCGTTCATCTGCCCGAGGGGGCGCTGGCGGCTCGCGATTTGGCGCTCATCGAACTGATCTACGGGGCGGGAATCCGTCTCTCCGAGGCGCATCACCTCGACGTGGGGGACCTGGACCTGGAGGAGAGGGAGGCGCACGTTCTGGGCAAGGGGAACCGGGAGAGAATCGTCCCCTTCGGGCGGGAGGCGGCCGCCGCCGTCCGGACCTATCTGACGCTCCGCGCTCATGAGGATCCGATCCGTATGCGCGCGGCGCCGGAGGACCCGCTCTTTCTGAACCGGGTGGGCGGGCGCCTCTCGACGCGCGGGATCCAGAGGCGCGTCGGCCGTTATCTGAGACGGGTCGGCGACGGCCTCTCGGTTCACTCGCTTCGGCACTCCTTCGCCACCCATCTGATGGACGGAGGGGCGGACATCCGCGCCGTGCAGGAACTCCTGGGCCACCGGCACCTGTCGAGCACCCAGCGGTACACCCACCTGACCCCGGAACGTCTGATCCGGGTTTACCGCCGGGCTCACCCCCGGGGGGAGTAA
- the hslV gene encoding ATP-dependent protease subunit HslV → MRSTTILGVRRGEKVAMGGDGQVTLDKQIMKATARKVRPIYQGRILVGFAGAVADAFTLFDRLETRLDAHHGNLHRAAVELAREWRTDRVLRRLEALLAAMDREHTFLISGTGEVIEPDDGLIGIGSGGGYAIAAARGLITHTDLPPARIVEESLRIAAGLCIYTNDHIVVEELA, encoded by the coding sequence ATGCGCAGCACCACCATTCTCGGCGTGCGACGCGGCGAAAAGGTCGCCATGGGAGGCGACGGCCAGGTCACGCTGGACAAGCAGATCATGAAGGCGACGGCGCGCAAGGTGCGTCCCATCTACCAGGGCCGGATCCTCGTCGGTTTCGCCGGCGCCGTGGCGGACGCCTTCACCCTCTTCGACAGGCTGGAGACGCGGCTCGACGCGCACCACGGCAACCTGCACCGCGCCGCGGTGGAACTCGCCCGTGAATGGAGGACCGATCGGGTCCTGCGCCGCCTCGAAGCGCTCCTCGCCGCGATGGACCGGGAACACACCTTTCTCATCAGCGGCACCGGCGAGGTGATCGAACCGGACGACGGACTGATCGGTATCGGTTCCGGAGGCGGGTACGCCATCGCGGCCGCGCGGGGCCTCATCACCCACACCGACCTCCCCCCGGCGCGGATCGTGGAGGAATCGCTCCGCATCGCCGCCGGCCTCTGCATCTACACCAACGACCACATCGTGGTGGAGGAGCTGGCGTGA
- the hslU gene encoding ATP-dependent protease ATPase subunit HslU — protein MSGEGLSGRPTAPEVVRELDRFIIGQGRAKKAVAIALRNRWRRRGADEGIRDEILPNNILMIGPTGVGKTEISRRLARVARAPFLKVEASKFTEVGYVGRDVESMIRDLVEVGINEAEREMREAAEPEALRRSEERLLRMIEPETPAGAPKGEGEVFAVDAAGVAEKRVPPEKTDTPLDRLRSGEWDDRLVNVEVPEKGIPLFDIFAASGMDHVDRNVQDALGSLLPKKKKKSRVPVREARRILLDQELDAMVDRERAVEEGRRRVEEAGIVFLDEIDKVAGGGGGQGPDVSREGVQRDLLPVVEGSRVPTKYGLVSTEHILFIGAGAFHQNRPSDLIPELQGRFPIRVELDSLTADDFFRILTEPENALVKQYAAMLQAEEVELRFEEEALREIARIAERVNERTENIGARRLHTLLSTLLEEILYEVPETPVKRFLVDEKMVRERLGAIAEDVDLSRYIL, from the coding sequence GTGAGCGGCGAGGGGCTAAGCGGGCGGCCGACTGCGCCCGAGGTGGTGCGCGAGCTGGACCGTTTCATCATCGGGCAGGGACGCGCGAAGAAAGCGGTGGCGATCGCGCTGCGCAACCGATGGCGCCGCCGCGGGGCGGACGAGGGGATCCGCGACGAGATCCTCCCGAACAACATCCTGATGATCGGGCCTACCGGCGTCGGAAAAACCGAGATCAGCCGCCGCCTCGCCCGGGTCGCCCGAGCCCCCTTCCTGAAGGTGGAGGCGTCCAAGTTCACCGAAGTCGGATACGTGGGCCGGGACGTGGAGTCCATGATCCGCGATCTGGTCGAGGTGGGAATCAACGAAGCGGAGCGGGAGATGCGGGAGGCGGCCGAGCCGGAGGCGCTGCGCCGCTCCGAGGAGAGACTCCTCCGGATGATCGAGCCGGAGACGCCCGCCGGCGCGCCGAAGGGGGAAGGGGAGGTGTTCGCCGTGGACGCGGCCGGCGTCGCGGAAAAACGCGTTCCCCCCGAGAAGACGGATACACCCCTCGACCGGCTCCGTTCGGGCGAGTGGGACGACCGGTTGGTGAACGTGGAGGTCCCCGAGAAAGGGATTCCTCTCTTCGACATCTTCGCCGCGAGCGGCATGGACCACGTGGACCGGAACGTGCAGGACGCCCTCGGTTCTTTGCTTCCTAAGAAAAAGAAAAAAAGCCGGGTGCCGGTTCGCGAGGCGAGGAGGATCCTTCTCGATCAGGAACTGGACGCCATGGTGGACCGGGAAAGGGCCGTGGAAGAGGGGCGGCGGCGGGTCGAAGAGGCGGGAATCGTCTTCCTCGACGAGATCGACAAGGTCGCCGGCGGGGGCGGCGGCCAGGGACCGGACGTCTCCCGCGAAGGGGTGCAGAGGGATCTCCTCCCGGTGGTGGAGGGGTCCCGCGTGCCGACCAAGTACGGTCTCGTCTCGACGGAGCACATCCTCTTCATCGGCGCCGGCGCCTTTCACCAGAACCGCCCCTCCGACCTGATCCCCGAGCTGCAGGGACGGTTTCCGATCCGTGTGGAGCTGGATTCCCTGACCGCCGACGACTTCTTCCGCATTCTGACGGAGCCGGAGAACGCGCTGGTCAAGCAGTACGCGGCGATGCTGCAGGCGGAAGAGGTGGAGCTGCGTTTCGAGGAAGAGGCCCTTCGGGAGATCGCCCGGATCGCGGAGCGGGTGAACGAGCGGACGGAGAACATCGGCGCCCGCCGCCTTCACACGCTTCTCTCCACGCTGCTCGAGGAGATCCTCTATGAGGTCCCCGAGACGCCGGTGAAGCGCTTCCTGGTGGACGAGAAAATGGTGCGGGAGCGGCTCGGCGCGATCGCAGAGGACGTGGATCTCTCCCGTTACATACTTTAG
- the argF gene encoding ornithine carbamoyltransferase, which translates to MQKDFLSIAQLDRGEMESLLRRAIEMKKEWKEGKAGLPLAGKTLGLIFHKPSLRTRVSFQVGMYQLGGQVVYLTDAEIGLGKREAIQDVGEVLGRYVDGIMIRTFAHSHAEELAAHAPIPVINGLTDLLHPCQILADLMTVLEHRGNLDDLTVSYFGDGNNVANSWVNAAGVLPFAFRIACPEGYEPDAEILAAARARGAGTIEVTHDAKAAAKDTDVLYADVWASMGQEAEKAARAKIFAPYQLNAGLAALARKDHLVLHCLPAHRGEEITAEVIDGSHSVIYDEAENRMHAQKAILERLMA; encoded by the coding sequence CTGCAAAAGGATTTCCTGTCGATCGCCCAGCTCGACCGGGGGGAGATGGAATCGCTCCTCCGCCGCGCGATCGAGATGAAGAAGGAGTGGAAGGAGGGGAAGGCCGGCCTGCCTCTGGCGGGGAAGACGCTCGGCCTGATCTTCCACAAACCGAGCCTCCGGACCCGGGTCAGCTTCCAGGTCGGCATGTATCAGCTCGGCGGCCAGGTGGTGTATCTCACGGACGCGGAGATCGGCCTCGGCAAGAGAGAGGCGATCCAGGACGTGGGCGAAGTGCTCGGCCGCTACGTGGACGGGATCATGATCCGCACCTTCGCCCATTCCCACGCCGAGGAACTCGCCGCGCACGCGCCGATCCCGGTCATCAACGGATTGACCGACCTGCTCCATCCCTGCCAGATCCTGGCGGACCTGATGACCGTGCTGGAGCACCGCGGAAACCTGGACGACTTGACCGTCTCCTATTTCGGCGACGGGAACAACGTGGCGAACTCCTGGGTGAACGCCGCCGGCGTCCTCCCCTTCGCCTTCCGCATCGCCTGCCCCGAGGGGTACGAGCCGGACGCGGAGATCCTCGCCGCCGCCCGCGCCCGCGGCGCCGGAACGATCGAGGTGACCCACGACGCGAAAGCGGCCGCGAAAGACACGGACGTGCTTTACGCGGACGTCTGGGCGAGCATGGGGCAGGAAGCGGAGAAAGCGGCGCGGGCGAAGATCTTCGCCCCTTATCAGTTGAACGCCGGACTCGCCGCTCTGGCACGAAAAGACCACCTGGTGCTCCACTGCCTTCCGGCGCATCGCGGGGAGGAGATCACCGCCGAGGTGATCGACGGTTCCCATTCCGTCATCTACGACGAGGCGGAGAATCGGATGCACGCGCAAAAGGCGATCCTGGAACGGTTGATGGCATGA
- a CDS encoding Ig-like domain-containing protein: protein MIRRLLLTAVLLLAPSCAQQGPPPGGPVDDTPPEVIFTMPAADSTGFRPPYVLAVAFSEKMDKRSVQRNLRIYPRPEWIRTEWEGTTLLIRTDHGAGERPDGGEIVTVTVSAKSMDRRDNLMAAPFSFSFTSADSLPAGVATGRVEGIRRGREVPAVILRALRPAAADSLPATVITETEAGNDGTFRIDHLPTTPGDRFLLAAFIDDDENLVLDRDREDYGFSDTLSFPPEGARIDSLVIPLINAETPAKLSGRITLELSYDSVIVEAIAEGDSAGPQYAEPDSTGAYAFARLPAGEYRVRILLGTRQMALHAEPESPLETLSERLLRLEPGEERVSFLLPEREREAQVTQ from the coding sequence ATGATCCGGCGCCTCCTCCTCACGGCGGTCCTCCTGCTGGCGCCCTCCTGCGCCCAGCAGGGACCGCCGCCCGGAGGCCCGGTGGACGACACCCCGCCGGAGGTGATCTTCACCATGCCGGCGGCGGACTCCACAGGCTTCCGTCCGCCCTACGTGCTCGCCGTCGCGTTCAGCGAGAAGATGGACAAGAGAAGCGTGCAGAGAAACCTCCGGATCTATCCTCGGCCTGAATGGATTCGGACCGAGTGGGAGGGGACGACGCTTTTGATTCGCACCGATCACGGAGCCGGCGAGCGACCGGACGGCGGGGAGATCGTCACGGTGACCGTCTCCGCCAAGTCGATGGACCGGCGAGACAATCTGATGGCGGCCCCCTTCTCTTTCTCCTTCACATCCGCCGACTCCCTGCCCGCCGGTGTCGCGACGGGACGGGTGGAGGGGATACGGCGGGGGAGGGAGGTGCCCGCGGTGATTCTGCGCGCCCTCCGGCCGGCGGCGGCGGACTCTCTTCCGGCGACGGTGATCACCGAGACCGAGGCGGGGAACGACGGCACATTCCGGATCGACCACCTCCCCACCACTCCGGGGGACCGCTTTCTCCTCGCCGCGTTCATCGACGACGACGAGAATCTCGTACTGGACCGAGACCGCGAGGATTACGGGTTCAGCGACACGCTCTCCTTCCCCCCGGAGGGCGCGCGGATCGACTCGCTCGTCATCCCGTTGATCAACGCCGAAACACCCGCCAAGCTCTCCGGCCGCATCACCTTGGAACTCTCCTACGACTCGGTGATCGTCGAGGCGATCGCCGAGGGGGATAGCGCCGGGCCGCAGTACGCCGAGCCGGACAGCACCGGAGCCTATGCGTTCGCCAGGCTCCCGGCGGGGGAGTACCGCGTTCGTATCCTGCTCGGAACACGACAGATGGCGCTCCACGCCGAGCCGGAAAGCCCTTTGGAAACGCTTTCCGAGCGCCTCCTGCGGCTCGAACCGGGCGAGGAGAGGGTTTCCTTCCTCCTGCCTGAACGGGAGCGGGAGGCCCAAGTTACGCAATAA
- a CDS encoding integration host factor subunit beta, protein MTKADLVDEVVAATGLHKKDVALIVDGFLESICQTLINNGHVEIRGFGSFKIKYAKARIARNPRSGETVHVPAKLVPFFKVSRELKDLVDQALPASEEADEPRVAHEPAAGEGASESM, encoded by the coding sequence ATGACCAAAGCGGATCTGGTGGACGAAGTCGTTGCCGCAACCGGCCTTCACAAGAAGGACGTCGCGCTAATCGTCGACGGGTTCCTCGAATCGATTTGCCAGACGCTGATCAACAACGGCCATGTGGAGATCCGCGGCTTCGGCAGCTTCAAAATCAAGTACGCCAAAGCCCGTATCGCCCGTAATCCTCGCTCCGGAGAGACGGTGCACGTCCCCGCCAAGCTGGTGCCCTTCTTCAAGGTCTCCCGCGAGCTCAAAGACTTGGTCGACCAGGCCCTTCCCGCCTCGGAAGAGGCGGATGAGCCACGCGTCGCCCACGAACCGGCGGCGGGCGAAGGCGCGTCGGAGTCGATGTAA